The following proteins are co-located in the Rippkaea orientalis PCC 8801 genome:
- a CDS encoding dynamin family protein, whose protein sequence is MDVESKLNSARTLLNELDNALSALVNSAPDIFEDPALKSRLNDFKEAYQEATQRLAHPSLSIATIGTTSSGKSTIVNALMGRRIAPIEAGEMSGGILTLKHSEERKLIIKETPEAVWETGEWTDLTDEELYTKIQVVMHTYHEARKKKEYIAPQIVAYVPLLPASDLELSGLPEGIGIEFLDLPGLKSIQDRDNLAVIQPLVGKAFSLVALDYMQVDEQHRQKLLEELKRVVQYLQGRTDSMIFILNRVDNRGSDDLPIEVRLEKLKQEIKEVLDLPELPDVIPFNARLLYYAQCAWGTTALSQDSKVSQETRLELLNKMINDCLQFINLKIKESNELIDDPQTPNLIDNALESMNAKDLLILLSQQGEKIVKSTPLKNLNIQSLWNEFQKQHDVKTWFNQVKDRIENDKPIDDLTMRKIVQYALRWSGGEALWNCLKTRIEESFAELVLLPALFGVFESYDALSEALNTLIATRKIDSQKEVESQQEKIEEIRKNLERESKQVQKDFNAQIEEIIEILKTPQTGRDIKAKETAKKKGLNGIDSILDAVLDIEKDLNKSLILLVQDAFKNNSGVYELKEKLAKVISPALAEDVSRQYDHVSRRLTKFSSQSEDTMVKKVEANDQSAIKELEHDERHVKLLYHTIRQAITARAEFALQGQAKLFEKVLQSLVKSQVELLKDCLSKYGLSELNFEQAVTTDLEKKLTNNPPSLPEKFFEFPVAIRKQQKTESKVVGQGKKTETYTVSEQETYTYYQDKSCFQAPEKKTGKRPVQKQKTRSVNYDIKKDIECQELCLPSPDLMAKQWTSGVEKGREELWNIFKKWLIKRLDRVSELFQESVIDITDLANRALQKQLKIVEQNFEETKEFYRKFELSKNEVNLIRQQLEQFF, encoded by the coding sequence ATGGATGTCGAATCAAAGTTAAATTCAGCCCGAACCCTTCTTAATGAATTAGATAACGCTTTATCAGCTTTAGTCAATTCAGCCCCCGATATTTTTGAAGATCCTGCCCTAAAAAGCCGTTTAAATGACTTTAAGGAAGCTTATCAGGAAGCAACTCAGCGTTTAGCCCATCCTAGTTTATCTATTGCGACAATTGGGACAACTTCATCGGGGAAATCTACCATTGTTAATGCGTTGATGGGAAGACGAATTGCGCCCATTGAAGCAGGAGAAATGAGTGGGGGGATTTTAACCTTAAAGCATTCTGAGGAACGGAAATTAATCATAAAAGAGACTCCCGAAGCTGTTTGGGAGACAGGGGAATGGACAGATTTAACTGATGAGGAACTTTATACTAAAATTCAAGTAGTAATGCACACATACCATGAGGCAAGAAAGAAAAAAGAATATATTGCACCTCAGATTGTAGCTTATGTTCCCCTATTACCTGCTTCTGATTTAGAATTATCAGGACTTCCTGAAGGAATAGGAATTGAATTTCTGGATTTACCCGGCTTAAAATCCATACAGGATAGAGATAATTTAGCAGTTATTCAGCCATTAGTGGGTAAAGCCTTTAGTTTAGTTGCTCTTGATTATATGCAAGTAGATGAGCAACACAGACAAAAATTATTAGAAGAATTAAAACGAGTGGTTCAATATCTTCAAGGGCGAACTGATTCGATGATTTTCATCTTAAATCGGGTGGATAATCGAGGGTCTGATGATTTACCTATTGAGGTACGCTTAGAGAAGTTAAAACAGGAAATTAAAGAAGTTTTAGATTTACCAGAATTACCTGATGTTATTCCTTTTAATGCTCGTCTGTTATATTATGCTCAATGTGCTTGGGGAACAACAGCATTAAGTCAAGATTCCAAGGTTAGTCAAGAAACTCGGTTAGAGCTTCTCAATAAAATGATCAATGATTGTTTGCAGTTTATCAATTTAAAAATCAAGGAAAGCAATGAACTAATTGATGACCCACAAACACCTAATTTAATTGATAATGCTCTTGAATCCATGAATGCGAAAGATTTATTAATTCTTTTGTCTCAACAGGGAGAAAAAATAGTTAAATCAACCCCGTTGAAAAATCTAAACATCCAATCGCTTTGGAATGAATTTCAGAAACAGCATGATGTAAAAACATGGTTTAATCAAGTTAAAGACAGAATAGAGAATGATAAGCCGATTGATGATTTAACGATGCGTAAAATTGTTCAATACGCCCTGCGATGGAGTGGAGGTGAGGCTTTATGGAATTGTCTTAAAACAAGAATTGAAGAGTCCTTCGCTGAATTAGTATTACTTCCTGCTTTATTTGGTGTATTTGAAAGTTATGATGCTCTATCTGAAGCTTTGAACACCTTAATAGCAACTCGTAAAATTGATAGCCAAAAAGAAGTTGAAAGCCAACAAGAGAAAATTGAAGAGATACGGAAAAATTTAGAAAGGGAAAGCAAGCAAGTTCAGAAAGATTTTAATGCACAAATAGAGGAAATTATAGAAATTTTGAAGACACCTCAAACCGGAAGAGATATTAAAGCAAAAGAAACGGCAAAAAAAAAGGGACTTAATGGCATAGACTCCATTTTAGACGCAGTTCTTGATATAGAAAAAGATTTAAACAAATCTCTAATTCTTTTAGTACAAGATGCTTTTAAAAATAATTCAGGAGTTTATGAGCTTAAAGAAAAACTAGCTAAAGTTATTTCACCCGCATTAGCCGAAGATGTTTCTCGCCAATATGATCATGTTAGTCGAAGATTAACTAAATTTTCTAGTCAGTCAGAAGATACTATGGTTAAAAAAGTCGAAGCGAATGATCAATCAGCCATTAAAGAACTCGAACATGATGAACGTCATGTAAAGTTACTTTATCACACCATCAGACAAGCTATTACTGCAAGAGCAGAGTTCGCTTTACAAGGACAAGCTAAATTATTTGAAAAGGTTTTACAATCCTTAGTTAAAAGTCAAGTTGAGCTATTAAAAGATTGTTTATCAAAATATGGTTTATCTGAGCTTAATTTTGAACAAGCTGTTACTACAGATTTAGAAAAAAAACTAACTAATAATCCTCCTAGTTTACCCGAAAAGTTTTTTGAGTTCCCTGTTGCTATTCGTAAACAGCAGAAAACCGAAAGTAAAGTAGTTGGTCAAGGAAAAAAAACAGAAACTTACACTGTGAGTGAACAAGAAACCTATACTTATTATCAAGACAAATCCTGTTTTCAAGCACCTGAAAAGAAAACAGGAAAACGTCCAGTACAAAAGCAAAAAACAAGAAGTGTTAACTACGATATTAAAAAAGATATTGAATGTCAAGAACTTTGTCTTCCTTCACCTGATTTAATGGCTAAACAATGGACAAGTGGTGTAGAAAAAGGCAGAGAAGAATTATGGAATATTTTTAAAAAATGGCTTATTAAGCGTTTAGATCGTGTTAGTGAGCTTTTTCAAGAATCCGTTATAGATATTACTGATTTAGCTAATCGAGCATTACAAAAACAGTTAAAAATTGTGGAACAAAATTTTGAAGAGACAAAAGAATTTTATCGTAAATTTGAATTAAGCAAGAATGAAGTAAATTTAATTCGTCAACAGCTAGAGCAATTTTTTTGA
- the petE gene encoding plastocyanin, giving the protein MSKKLGLFLAALVLVVSSFFIAVNPASAATVEVKMGADSGMLAFEPKEITISSGDTVKWINNKLSPHNVIVEGHEELSHKDMAFKAGEAFEATFSEPGEYTYYCAPHRGAGMVGKIIVK; this is encoded by the coding sequence ATGTCAAAAAAATTAGGATTATTTTTAGCTGCTCTCGTACTCGTTGTTTCTAGCTTCTTCATCGCCGTTAACCCTGCCTCTGCTGCAACCGTTGAGGTAAAAATGGGTGCTGATAGCGGAATGCTTGCTTTTGAACCCAAAGAAATCACCATCAGTTCTGGAGATACGGTTAAGTGGATTAATAATAAGCTATCTCCCCATAACGTGATTGTTGAAGGACACGAAGAGCTTTCCCATAAAGATATGGCGTTTAAAGCGGGTGAAGCGTTTGAAGCTACCTTCAGTGAACCTGGAGAATACACCTATTACTGTGCTCCCCATCGCGGTGCTGGTATGGTTGGCAAAATTATCGTTAAATAG
- a CDS encoding MerR family transcriptional regulator: MTNLIALIKIALLAIESVYYSHADLVELTVMVYLLSVGLTFETATGILQQLREIEPNFAKEKSQRRLMLVFDTSEGILKLRDFERESAVSFAVPSATLFWIKVCLLFICLWILSING; this comes from the coding sequence ATGACAAATCTGATCGCTCTCATCAAAATTGCCTTATTGGCTATCGAGAGTGTTTATTATTCTCACGCTGATTTAGTTGAGTTGACCGTGATGGTGTATTTGCTGTCGGTGGGGTTGACGTTTGAGACAGCAACAGGAATTTTGCAACAGTTAAGGGAAATTGAACCGAATTTTGCTAAAGAGAAAAGTCAACGGCGTTTAATGTTAGTTTTTGACACTTCCGAGGGAATACTGAAGTTAAGGGATTTTGAGCGAGAGAGTGCGGTCAGCTTCGCTGTGCCTTCGGCAACGCTTTTCTGGATCAAGGTTTGCCTGTTATTCATTTGTCTCTGGATTTTATCTATCAACGGTTAG
- a CDS encoding serine/threonine-protein kinase produces MSRPAITTDPRHRRLLANRYQLIDLVGSGAMGQVYRAEDKLLGGVTVAVKFLSQALLNKNMRDRFEREATISALLGEKSIHIVRVRDYGVDEKEIPFYVMEFLQGESLSEVIKFRPLTISRFLKLTRQICFGMECAHKGIMFQGEMCPIVHRDIKPSNILVIQDAALGELVKILDFGIAKLVQSGEAQTQSFMGTLAYCSPEQIEGKELDSRSDIYSLGIMMYEMLTGEMPIFPENSSFGGWYEAHHYTKPKPISPKLNLPCALEDLIFQCLAKVPDERPQSISQLLQGLERLEPNQPDSQQETLVNTPTVVADKSTDRKSQPKLPRGEDYCLKMTWPENKPKQKIVFPHGIKAAEATFASLWVMLEQQDIINRMSSIRYNQFVFITTPHPMILWLTVLYHRDYGPRWLPCYLDLKTSSGQRFARLLGELGAYWILFFPLEGSDRCQHVMTTTIAPNQRKNLQEWANKSQLLKGGQPQVTKRMLRAEFEKLKPAIVEKLEAVNSNAFRSRGS; encoded by the coding sequence ATGAGTCGCCCTGCCATCACGACCGATCCTCGACACCGCCGTTTACTCGCTAACCGCTATCAACTGATCGATTTAGTCGGTAGTGGTGCCATGGGTCAAGTTTATCGTGCCGAAGATAAACTCCTCGGTGGAGTTACCGTTGCGGTTAAGTTTCTTTCCCAAGCGTTATTAAACAAAAATATGCGCGATCGCTTTGAGCGAGAAGCGACCATTTCCGCCCTCTTAGGGGAAAAAAGTATTCATATTGTGCGTGTGAGAGACTATGGCGTTGATGAAAAAGAAATTCCCTTTTATGTGATGGAATTTCTCCAAGGAGAAAGCCTCAGCGAAGTGATCAAATTTCGACCCCTGACCATTTCCCGCTTTTTGAAACTAACTCGTCAAATTTGTTTTGGGATGGAATGCGCCCATAAAGGGATTATGTTTCAAGGAGAAATGTGTCCTATTGTTCACCGCGATATTAAACCGAGTAATATTTTGGTGATTCAGGATGCCGCCTTAGGAGAATTAGTCAAAATTCTTGACTTTGGTATCGCCAAATTAGTTCAATCCGGGGAAGCACAAACCCAATCGTTCATGGGAACCTTAGCCTATTGCTCCCCTGAACAAATCGAAGGAAAAGAACTCGATAGTCGCTCAGACATTTATAGTTTGGGGATTATGATGTACGAGATGCTCACGGGAGAAATGCCCATCTTTCCCGAAAATTCTTCCTTTGGGGGTTGGTATGAAGCCCATCACTACACCAAACCTAAACCGATTTCCCCCAAGCTCAACCTTCCTTGCGCCCTCGAAGACCTCATTTTCCAATGTTTGGCTAAAGTTCCCGATGAACGTCCCCAAAGCATTAGCCAATTATTACAAGGGTTAGAACGATTAGAACCCAATCAACCCGACTCTCAGCAAGAAACCTTAGTCAACACCCCTACGGTGGTCGCTGATAAATCCACGGACAGAAAATCCCAACCGAAGCTCCCTAGAGGCGAGGATTACTGCCTGAAAATGACTTGGCCAGAAAATAAACCCAAACAAAAAATTGTCTTTCCCCACGGAATTAAAGCCGCAGAAGCGACTTTTGCCAGTTTATGGGTCATGCTAGAGCAACAAGACATTATCAATCGGATGTCGAGTATTCGGTACAATCAATTTGTCTTTATTACCACCCCTCATCCGATGATTCTCTGGCTAACAGTACTCTATCATCGGGATTATGGACCAAGATGGTTGCCCTGTTATTTGGATTTAAAGACTTCTTCAGGCCAACGCTTTGCCCGTTTATTAGGAGAATTGGGGGCTTATTGGATTTTATTTTTCCCCCTGGAAGGGAGCGATCGCTGTCAGCACGTTATGACCACAACCATTGCGCCCAATCAACGGAAAAACCTGCAAGAATGGGCTAATAAAAGTCAATTGCTCAAAGGAGGACAGCCTCAAGTCACTAAACGGATGTTAAGGGCTGAGTTTGAAAAGCTTAAACCCGCGATCGTCGAAAAACTTGAAGCGGTTAATAGTAATGCCTTCCGTTCCCGTGGCAGTTAG
- a CDS encoding TIGR04255 family protein produces MINAEVLTIDINERFPCLKRSPLVEAVIHWQAHANKQLEPETLKTELNQRLPDYPLIQTKYDYDLELQASGYSDGTSEILYKTQWDGFTLQNDSKNFVAQFTLTGLVFSSIETYESWETFYQEALRLWVIFQELAEPTTINRLGVRYINKILLEAGESALTYLKKVPAHNFDLPLTRESFFLQDSYKVPNYPYSVNWVCTEKSQINQRFLIVDIDIFISEILELEESTLINYLNEIRWLKNKIFFNSITGVALNKFGG; encoded by the coding sequence ATGATCAATGCTGAAGTACTAACGATTGATATAAATGAAAGATTCCCGTGTTTAAAGCGATCGCCCCTAGTTGAAGCGGTGATTCATTGGCAAGCTCATGCAAATAAGCAACTAGAACCTGAAACGTTAAAAACAGAACTTAATCAAAGATTACCAGACTATCCATTAATCCAGACAAAGTATGATTATGATCTTGAACTACAAGCTTCAGGATACTCAGATGGAACATCAGAAATCCTATACAAAACGCAATGGGATGGTTTTACACTTCAGAACGACTCGAAAAACTTTGTAGCACAGTTTACACTGACGGGACTTGTATTCAGTAGCATCGAAACCTACGAATCATGGGAGACTTTTTACCAAGAAGCTTTACGTCTATGGGTAATTTTTCAAGAACTCGCTGAACCAACAACAATTAATCGGCTAGGTGTGCGCTATATTAACAAAATTCTACTCGAAGCGGGAGAAAGTGCATTAACTTACTTAAAAAAAGTACCAGCGCATAATTTTGATTTGCCTCTTACCAGAGAATCATTTTTTCTCCAAGATAGTTATAAAGTTCCTAATTATCCTTATAGCGTTAATTGGGTCTGTACTGAAAAATCACAGATCAATCAGCGATTTCTCATTGTTGATATAGATATATTTATATCCGAGATACTTGAACTTGAAGAATCAACACTAATCAATTACTTAAATGAAATACGTTGGCTAAAAAACAAAATTTTTTTCAATAGTATCACTGGTGTTGCTCTTAACAAATTTGGAGGATAA
- a CDS encoding phosphatidate cytidylyltransferase → MPWTRIITTIVAIAIALAMLIVGGWYFTLGLCLIVFLGQLEYFQLVWAKGIAPAAKTTLVVSQLLLITAAIAPNLTDALFPLAGALICFYLLFQPKLATIADISTSILGLFYGGYLPSYWIRLRVGFAHSVPSVNIASSNLPLMGYWPESWTEPKLFPPALMVTFLAFGCIWAADIGAYVMGKWLGRTRLSDISPKKTVEGAIFGLLGSIIVAEFGAWYLAWPYWYLTGLLLGALIGIVSLLGDLTESMMKRDAGVKDSGQLIPGHGGILDRTDSYVFTAPLVYYFVTLLLPLLE, encoded by the coding sequence ATGCCTTGGACTCGAATTATCACGACCATTGTTGCCATTGCCATCGCCCTTGCCATGTTAATTGTGGGAGGATGGTATTTTACCCTAGGACTGTGTTTGATTGTCTTTCTCGGACAGTTAGAATATTTCCAATTAGTTTGGGCTAAAGGGATTGCTCCCGCAGCGAAAACCACCCTAGTTGTCTCTCAATTATTACTGATTACGGCTGCTATTGCTCCTAACCTTACTGATGCGTTATTTCCCTTAGCAGGAGCACTCATTTGTTTTTATTTATTATTTCAACCAAAATTAGCGACTATCGCTGATATTTCTACTTCAATTTTAGGCTTATTTTATGGAGGATATCTGCCGAGTTATTGGATCAGATTACGAGTCGGATTCGCTCATAGTGTTCCTAGTGTTAATATTGCCAGTAGTAATTTACCTTTGATGGGATATTGGCCAGAATCTTGGACAGAACCTAAGTTATTTCCTCCCGCTTTAATGGTAACATTTCTAGCCTTTGGGTGTATTTGGGCGGCTGATATTGGAGCCTATGTGATGGGGAAATGGTTAGGTCGAACACGCTTATCAGATATTAGTCCCAAAAAGACTGTTGAAGGAGCTATTTTTGGACTTTTAGGAAGTATTATTGTCGCTGAATTTGGGGCTTGGTATTTAGCTTGGCCGTATTGGTATTTAACAGGACTTTTATTAGGCGCATTAATTGGCATTGTTAGCTTATTAGGAGACTTAACTGAGTCCATGATGAAACGCGATGCAGGAGTTAAAGATTCAGGACAATTAATTCCGGGTCATGGTGGTATTTTAGATCGAACTGATAGTTATGTTTTTACGGCTCCTTTGGTCTATTATTTTGTTACATTACTGTTGCCTTTATTAGAATAA
- a CDS encoding carbohydrate ABC transporter permease, whose protein sequence is MLFPLVWLISTAFKSPTEDIFTASGAWLPQNPTWNNFVSVWQTYPFGQYLWNSTVVAVLTVSLNLLFCSLAAYPLARLNFQGRDTIFAAIVATIMIPFQIVMIPLYILTVQLGLRNTYFGIIFPSLASAFGIFLLRQAFQSVPKELEESARIDGCSELGIWWHIMIPAIRPALVTLAIFVFIGAWSDFLWPLIVLDRPEYYTLPLGVAKLASALDLDWRLIAAGSVISIAPVLLLFVFVQRYIIPTDVSSGVKG, encoded by the coding sequence ATGCTTTTTCCGTTGGTTTGGTTAATTAGTACTGCCTTTAAATCACCCACAGAAGATATTTTTACCGCTTCTGGCGCATGGTTGCCCCAAAATCCCACCTGGAATAATTTTGTGAGTGTCTGGCAAACCTATCCTTTTGGGCAATATCTCTGGAATAGTACCGTTGTTGCCGTACTAACCGTCAGTTTAAATTTGTTATTTTGTTCTCTTGCGGCCTATCCCCTAGCTAGACTGAATTTCCAAGGACGGGATACCATTTTCGCTGCCATTGTCGCTACCATTATGATTCCTTTCCAAATCGTCATGATTCCTCTATATATCCTCACCGTCCAGCTAGGACTCCGCAATACCTACTTTGGCATCATTTTTCCGAGTTTAGCCTCTGCTTTTGGTATTTTTCTGCTACGCCAAGCCTTTCAAAGCGTCCCCAAAGAATTAGAAGAATCAGCGCGTATTGATGGTTGTTCCGAGTTAGGAATTTGGTGGCACATTATGATTCCCGCCATCCGTCCCGCCTTAGTTACCCTAGCTATTTTCGTTTTTATTGGGGCTTGGAGTGACTTTTTATGGCCGCTCATTGTTCTTGATCGCCCCGAATACTATACTCTACCATTAGGCGTTGCTAAATTAGCCAGTGCATTAGATCTTGACTGGCGACTGATTGCGGCTGGTTCGGTTATTTCCATTGCCCCAGTCTTGTTACTATTCGTTTTTGTACAAAGATACATTATTCCCACGGATGTTAGTAGTGGGGTTAAAGGGTAA
- a CDS encoding anhydro-N-acetylmuramic acid kinase produces MYCIGLISGTSVDGIDAALIEISGTELDLKIDLISGKTYPYPPELRGKIIEICGGKPISIEELAQIDDAIAQSFAQAAIMVQNGHPHAQLIGSHGQTVFHRPPVLGEREIKLGYSLQLGRGSMIAHLTGIPTVSNFRAADIAAGGQAAPLVPKVDAYLLSHPTHHRCVQNIGGIGNVTYLPPNQKPNWEQAVRGWDTGPGNVLIDLAIQKLTNGQQTYDNNGQWAAQGTPCESLVRKWLEQEFFQQTPPKSTGRELFSPAYLEQCWQDAQPYHLSDSDWLATLTELTAASIAQSYQQFIKAPIDEILVCGGGSRNTYLKQRLANYLPNSQILTTDDLGISSDFKEAIAFGVLAYWRLVCGITGNLPQVTGAKQAMLLGDIDHPV; encoded by the coding sequence ATGTATTGTATTGGTTTAATCAGTGGAACATCCGTCGATGGCATTGATGCAGCCTTAATCGAAATTAGCGGAACTGAACTAGATCTCAAAATTGATTTAATCTCAGGAAAAACCTATCCCTATCCCCCAGAATTAAGAGGTAAAATTATCGAAATTTGTGGCGGAAAACCCATTTCCATTGAAGAATTGGCTCAAATAGACGACGCGATCGCCCAAAGTTTCGCCCAAGCTGCTATAATGGTACAAAATGGACATCCCCATGCTCAATTAATTGGCTCCCATGGGCAAACAGTATTTCATCGCCCCCCCGTTCTGGGAGAAAGAGAGATTAAACTAGGCTATAGTTTGCAATTGGGCAGAGGGTCAATGATTGCCCATTTAACAGGGATTCCCACCGTTAGCAACTTTCGGGCTGCTGATATCGCTGCTGGAGGACAAGCTGCCCCCTTAGTCCCTAAGGTAGATGCCTACCTATTAAGCCATCCTACCCATCATCGCTGCGTTCAAAATATCGGTGGTATCGGTAATGTTACCTATCTTCCCCCCAATCAAAAACCGAACTGGGAACAAGCGGTAAGAGGATGGGATACCGGACCAGGAAACGTCCTCATTGATTTAGCCATTCAAAAACTGACCAACGGGCAACAAACCTACGATAACAATGGACAATGGGCAGCCCAAGGAACCCCTTGCGAGTCATTGGTGAGAAAATGGTTAGAACAAGAATTTTTCCAACAAACTCCCCCGAAATCCACCGGACGAGAACTATTTAGCCCCGCTTACCTAGAACAATGTTGGCAAGATGCACAACCCTATCATCTGAGTGACTCTGACTGGTTAGCAACTCTCACCGAACTAACCGCAGCGTCTATTGCCCAAAGCTACCAACAATTTATCAAAGCACCCATTGATGAGATACTGGTATGTGGGGGAGGAAGTCGTAACACCTATTTAAAACAAAGATTAGCGAACTATTTACCTAATTCCCAGATTTTGACCACAGATGATTTAGGAATCAGTAGCGACTTCAAAGAAGCCATCGCCTTTGGGGTATTAGCTTATTGGAGATTAGTCTGTGGTATAACCGGAAACTTACCCCAAGTCACTGGAGCCAAGCAAGCTATGTTACTCGGAGACATTGATCATCCTGTGTGA
- a CDS encoding aspartate aminotransferase has protein sequence MSVNWIRRADRLQALPPYVFARLDELKARAREQGLDLIDLGMGNPDGCAPQPVIEAAIAALAEPQTHGYPPFEGTASFRQAITSWYQRCYGVDLNPNNEALPLIGSKEGLGHLALAYINPGDVILVPSPSYPAHFRGPLIAGAQLYPILLSAEQDWLIDVRSIPDNIAQQAKILYFNYPNNPTTATAPRAFFEEIVDWARHYEIMLVHDLCYAELAFDGYQPTSLLEIPGAKEIGVEFHTLSKTYNMAGWRVGFVVGNADIIYGLRTLKTNLDYGIFSAVQTAAQTALQLPDIYIKQVQERYQKRRDFLIEGLGKLGWKIPPSKATMYLWVPCRVGTNSTDFALDVLEKTGIVFTPGNAFGEGGEGYVRISLIAECDRLGEALHRLQQAGICYE, from the coding sequence ATGAGTGTCAATTGGATTCGCCGTGCTGATCGCTTACAAGCTTTGCCCCCCTACGTTTTTGCCCGTTTGGATGAATTAAAAGCGCGGGCTAGAGAACAGGGATTAGATTTGATTGATCTGGGCATGGGCAACCCTGATGGCTGTGCCCCGCAACCAGTGATTGAAGCGGCGATCGCTGCTTTAGCTGAGCCTCAAACCCACGGTTATCCCCCTTTTGAAGGAACGGCCAGCTTTCGCCAAGCCATTACCAGTTGGTATCAAAGGTGTTACGGCGTTGATCTCAATCCGAACAACGAAGCATTGCCCTTAATTGGGTCTAAAGAGGGATTAGGGCATCTGGCGTTGGCCTATATTAATCCAGGGGATGTGATTTTAGTTCCGAGTCCTTCCTATCCTGCCCATTTTCGGGGTCCGTTGATCGCCGGAGCCCAACTCTATCCTATCCTTTTATCGGCCGAACAAGACTGGTTGATTGATGTTCGCTCTATCCCCGATAATATTGCCCAACAAGCGAAAATTCTCTATTTTAATTATCCCAATAATCCGACAACCGCCACAGCCCCTAGGGCATTTTTTGAAGAAATTGTTGATTGGGCACGTCATTACGAGATTATGTTGGTTCATGACCTCTGTTATGCGGAATTGGCTTTTGATGGCTATCAACCCACCAGTTTATTAGAAATTCCTGGGGCAAAAGAGATTGGGGTGGAGTTTCATACCTTATCAAAAACCTACAATATGGCGGGTTGGCGTGTGGGGTTTGTCGTGGGCAATGCGGATATTATTTATGGGTTGCGTACGCTTAAAACCAATTTAGATTATGGGATTTTTTCGGCGGTTCAAACGGCTGCCCAAACGGCTCTACAATTGCCAGATATTTACATCAAACAGGTTCAGGAACGCTACCAAAAACGACGGGATTTCCTGATTGAAGGGTTAGGGAAATTAGGCTGGAAGATTCCTCCGTCTAAAGCAACGATGTATCTTTGGGTTCCTTGTCGGGTCGGGACTAATTCGACGGATTTTGCCCTAGATGTGTTAGAAAAGACAGGGATTGTCTTTACCCCGGGTAATGCCTTTGGCGAAGGAGGGGAAGGCTATGTACGAATTAGTTTGATTGCGGAGTGCGATCGCCTCGGTGAAGCGTTGCACCGTCTTCAACAAGCGGGTATCTGTTATGAGTGA
- a CDS encoding helix-turn-helix domain-containing protein: MINVNSSPSSSSVDGSQETAFSQCLDQENNVIPSELSDEAQLKLEVIQALLEPCDRATYGQRLREAAEKLGKSKRTIQRLVKKWEEEGLEAIAPTQRADKGNFRIEEELQKFIIKTYENGNKGSRRVTRKQVYLRTKAKAEELGINLPSHMTVYRILQPFIEKQQKKKSIRSPGWRGSQLSVKTRAGQDLSVEYSNHVWQCDHTRADILLVDKYGELLGRPWLTTVIDTYSRCIMCLTLRELDISFLRRRN; this comes from the coding sequence ATGATTAACGTTAACTCATCACCTTCTTCATCATCAGTCGATGGTAGCCAAGAGACAGCTTTCAGCCAATGCTTAGACCAAGAAAACAATGTTATTCCCTCTGAGTTGTCCGATGAAGCACAGTTAAAACTTGAGGTGATTCAAGCTTTACTAGAACCTTGTGACCGCGCTACCTACGGTCAACGACTGCGAGAAGCAGCCGAAAAACTGGGTAAATCTAAGCGAACGATACAACGATTAGTTAAAAAATGGGAGGAGGAAGGATTAGAAGCTATAGCACCCACCCAACGAGCCGATAAAGGGAATTTTCGGATTGAGGAGGAATTACAGAAATTTATCATCAAGACTTATGAAAATGGCAATAAAGGAAGCCGTCGAGTTACCCGAAAACAAGTCTATTTAAGAACGAAAGCAAAAGCTGAAGAATTAGGGATTAATCTTCCTTCTCACATGACAGTTTATCGGATTTTACAGCCTTTTATTGAAAAACAACAGAAAAAGAAAAGTATTAGAAGTCCAGGGTGGAGAGGCTCTCAATTATCCGTTAAAACCCGTGCTGGACAAGATTTATCGGTCGAATATAGTAACCATGTGTGGCAATGTGACCATACTCGCGCTGATATTCTTTTAGTGGATAAATATGGTGAACTTTTAGGTCGTCCTTGGTTAACAACGGTGATTGATACCTATTCTCGTTGTATTATGTGTTTAACCTTGAGGGAGTTAGATATTTCATTTTTAAGGAGGAGAAATTAG